In Deltaproteobacteria bacterium, the DNA window GCGCTCCAGCAGCGAGAACTTCGAGCGCATCAGCCACATGGTCGACCGGCTGGAGCTGCGCCAGGCGGATCTCCTCGATCAGCTCTCGCTCGTGAACCTGGTCCAGGAGGTCGAGCCGGACGAGGTCTACAACCTGGCCGCGCAGTCCTTCGTGCCCACGAGCTTCAGCCAGCCGCTGCTCACCGGCGAGTTCACGGCGCTCGGCGTGACGCGAATGCTGGAAGCGGTCCGGCTGGTGAACCCGAAGATCCGCTTCTACCAGGCCAGCTCGAGCGAGATGTTCGGGCGCGTGCGCGCGACGCCGCAGAACGAGCTCACGCCCTTCCACCCGCGTAGCCCCTACGGGGTCGCGAAGCTCTACGCGCACTGGATCACGGTGAACTACCGCGAGAGCTACGGGATGTACGCGTGCTCGGGAATCCTGTTCAACCACGAGTCGCCGCGCCGCGGTCGGGAGTTCGTGACGCGCAAGATCGCCGAGGGCGCGGCGCGGATCTCGCTGGGCCAGGCGAAGCATCTCGAGCTCGGCAACGTCGACGCGAAGCGCGACTGGGGCTACGCGCCGGAGTACGTCGAGGCGATGTGGCGGATGCTGCAGCAGGACGAGCCGGAGGATTTCGTCGTCGGCACCGGCCGCCACCACACGCCGCGCGAGTTCTGCGAGCTGGCCTTCAATCGCGTCGGGCTCGACTACCGCGACCACGTGCGCACCGACCCGCGACTGCTCAGGCCCGCCGAGGTCGACACGCTGCTCGCGGATCCCTCGAGGGCGCGCGAGCGGCTCGGCTGGGAGGCGCGCACGAGCTTCCGCGAGCTCGTCGAGCTGATGGTCGACGCCGAGCTCGAGCGCGGACGGAAGAGCGCGCTGGCCGCGCGGAGCTAGCCTTGCGCGTGCTGGTCACCGGCGGGGCCGGCTTCATCGGC includes these proteins:
- the gmd gene encoding GDP-mannose 4,6-dehydratase → MDQTRTALITGITGQDGSYLAELLLSKRYRVIGMVRRSSSENFERISHMVDRLELRQADLLDQLSLVNLVQEVEPDEVYNLAAQSFVPTSFSQPLLTGEFTALGVTRMLEAVRLVNPKIRFYQASSSEMFGRVRATPQNELTPFHPRSPYGVAKLYAHWITVNYRESYGMYACSGILFNHESPRRGREFVTRKIAEGAARISLGQAKHLELGNVDAKRDWGYAPEYVEAMWRMLQQDEPEDFVVGTGRHHTPREFCELAFNRVGLDYRDHVRTDPRLLRPAEVDTLLADPSRARERLGWEARTSFRELVELMVDAELERGRKSALAARS